Proteins encoded within one genomic window of Ammospiza caudacuta isolate bAmmCau1 chromosome 35, bAmmCau1.pri, whole genome shotgun sequence:
- the LOC131570530 gene encoding LOW QUALITY PROTEIN: transforming growth factor beta-1 proprotein-like (The sequence of the model RefSeq protein was modified relative to this genomic sequence to represent the inferred CDS: inserted 1 base in 1 codon; deleted 1 base in 1 codon) has protein sequence MPPPLPPSLRPSLRLSVCLSVLLCPFLAVPCRALGTCRTLDLEAARLKRIEAVRGQILSKLRLPAPPAEPGPAPALPEEVRALYNSTRELLRQRARQRESQEGQESQDYYAKELLRFPMESPGDGDPERWRPSPHSLYFRFNASRVRAGXGRAELSRAELRMLRQGTGQGTAGTAQGTPGAEQRVELYQGFGNSSWRFLHGRSVRVTAEDEWLWFDVTDTVHQWLRGSESVGLFRLSAHCPCEPGADGAAPALKISIEGFEQERGDMQSIARRHRRVPHVLAMALPPERAQALHGHRQRRELQGQHCGGPEEQSCCVRPLYIDFRRDLEWKWIHEPRGYMANFCGGPCSYIWSADSHHTKVLALYNLHNPGASAAPCCVPQSLEPLPIVYYVGRKARVEQLSGMVVSACKCS, from the exons ATGCCGCCGCCCCTCCCGCCGTCCCTCCGCCCGTCCCTCCgcctgtccgtctgtctgtccgtgcTGCTGTGCCCGTTCCTggccgtgccgtgccgcgcCCTGGGCACGTGCCGCACGCTGGACCTGGAGGCGGCGCGGCTCAAGCGCATCGAGGCCGTGCGGGGCCAGATCCTGAGCAAGCTCCGGTTACCGGCGCCGCCcgccgagcccggcccggcgcccgCGCTGCCCGAGGAGGTGCGGGCGCTCTACAACAGCACCCGGGAGCTGCTGCGGCAGCGGGCGCGGCAGCGGGagagccaggagggccaggagAGCCAGGATTACTACGCCAAGGAGCTGCTGCGCTTCCCCATGGAGAGCCCCGGGGACG gTGACCCGGAGCGCTGGCGCCCCTCCCCCCACAGCCTGTATTTCCGCTTTAACGCCTCGCGCGTGCGggcgg tgggccgggccgaGCTGAGCCGGGCCGAGCTGCGCATGCTCAGACAGGGCACgggacaggggacagcggggacagcacaggggacacCGGGAGCGGAGCAGAGAGTGGAGCTCTACCAG GGTTTCGGGAACTCCTCCTGGCGTTTCCTGCACGGCCGCTCCGTTCGCGTCACCGCCGAGGACGAGTGGCTCTGGTTCGATGTCACCGACACCGTGCACCAGTGGCTGCGCGGCTCCG aATCCGTGGGGCTGTTCCGGCTCAGCGCTCACTGCCCCTGCGAGCCCGGGGCCGACGGCGCCGCCCCCGCCCTGAAAATCTCCATCGAAG GGTTCGAGCAGGAGCGGGGGGACATGCAGAGCATCGCGCGCCGTCACCGCCGCGTCCCCCACGTCCTGGCCATGGCGCTGCCACCCGAGCGCGCCCAGGCCCTGCACGGGCACCGACAGCGgcgggagctgcagggacagcactgcGGGGG CCccgaggagcagagctgctgtgtccGTCCCTTGTACATCGATTTCCGCCGGGACCTGGAGTGGAAGTGGATCCACGAGCCCCGGGGCTACATGGCCAACTTCTGC GGGGGGCCCTGCTCCTACATCTGGAGCGCCGACAGCCACCACACCAAG gtgctggCCCTGTACAACCTGCACAACCCCGGCGCCTCGGCCGCGCCGTGCTGCGTCCCGCAGAGCCTGGAGCCGCTGCCCATCGTTTACTACGTGGGGCGCAAGGCGCGCGTGGAGCAGCTCTCGGGGATGGTGGTCAGCGCCTGCAAGTGCAGCTGA